A region from the Rheinheimera mangrovi genome encodes:
- a CDS encoding SDR family NAD(P)-dependent oxidoreductase encodes MNIVITGGTKGIGRALAEEFWQQGHQVLVCGQNSAELQALAKSKGGERFYATSCNIRELAQVESLRDFALQQMGSIDIWINNAGLAKTTNSILQTSQQDLETMVTTNILGTMQCCRVAAVLMLAQGYGKIFNMLGGGSDGEYFAGMGVYGSTKRSLDYFSTALAKELAGSGVIVGRIRPGMIITEGVVREAKADLANFQRRRHFANLICDEPETVAPYLAAEILKCNKSGHKIAWLSSLKISLRMLRGLVNKPQDKFSRYGL; translated from the coding sequence ATGAACATTGTTATTACAGGGGGCACTAAAGGTATAGGACGGGCGTTGGCTGAAGAATTCTGGCAACAAGGCCATCAGGTGCTGGTTTGTGGTCAGAACTCTGCTGAGCTTCAGGCTCTGGCAAAGAGCAAAGGTGGCGAACGTTTTTATGCCACGTCCTGCAATATCCGTGAGCTGGCTCAGGTGGAATCTTTGCGTGATTTTGCTCTGCAGCAGATGGGCAGCATAGATATCTGGATTAATAACGCAGGTTTGGCAAAAACGACCAACAGTATTTTACAAACTTCGCAACAAGACCTCGAGACTATGGTAACAACCAACATTTTGGGCACCATGCAATGTTGTCGGGTGGCTGCTGTACTGATGCTGGCTCAGGGCTATGGCAAAATTTTCAATATGCTCGGTGGTGGTTCAGACGGAGAATATTTTGCCGGTATGGGGGTCTATGGCAGCACTAAAAGATCGCTGGATTATTTCAGTACTGCACTGGCGAAAGAGCTGGCTGGCAGTGGCGTGATAGTCGGCAGGATCCGTCCAGGCATGATCATTACCGAAGGTGTGGTACGCGAAGCAAAAGCTGACCTGGCTAATTTTCAGCGCCGCCGTCATTTCGCCAACCTGATTTGTGATGAACCTGAAACTGTTGCGCCTTATCTGGCCGCAGAAATACTCAAATGCAATAAATCGGGCCACAAAATTGCCTGGTTATCCAGCTTAAAGATCAGCTTGCGCATGCTGCGTGGTCTGGTCAACAAACCTCAAGATAAATTCAGCCGCTATGGCTTGTAA